DNA from Halobaculum sp. XH14:
GATGGCGACCCCCTGTTCGCTGAGCGACGCCGCGATGGGCAACATACCGCTGAGGCTGACGTAGACCGGCGCGCCCGCAAGTGCGGCCAGCGGGACGGCCAGCAGGTTGTCGGGTCCGAGGACCGTTCGCAACGCGTCGACGGGAACGACGCCGTGGATCAGTGCGCCGATGACCATGCCGAGAACCAGATACGGAAGGGTATCGACGAAGAACGACCAGGCATCCTGCGCCGCCGCCTCGATGCGCTGGCCGCGGGTCGCCTCGGTGGGTACCGTCCTGGCCGCCTCGTGATCGGCTGTCCCGCCGTCTGCCACGGCGGTTCGACTGCCGTCGTCCACGATGCGGACGTCTTTGACGTGCTCGGCTAGCCCCAATCGACCGATGACGAGCCCACCGACGACGGACGCGGCGAAGGTCAGGACGACGTACCAGACGGTCACTTCGAGGCCGAACAATCCGAGCAGCAGCACCACCGCGATCTCGTTGACGAGCGGCGAGGCGAGCAGGAACGAGAACGCGATTCCGAGCGGCGCACCCGCCTGCAGCAATCCGGCCAGGACGGGCACGGTCGAGCACGAGCAGAACGGCGTCACCGCACCCAGTCCGGCAGCGGCCACGTTGCCTGTGCCTTCGTCGTAGCGACGAAGTTTGCGCTCGATGTCTTCCGGTGGCAGGTACTCGCCCACGAGGCCCACGAGGAACGACGCCCCGAGGAACAGCGGAACGAGAACCAGAGCCAGGTACACGAAGTACGCGCCAGAGTCGAGGAGCGCACTCTCGAACCCACTCGGCAACACGTCAGGCGTCCTCCCCGACGGCCCGGGCGAGGTCGAGGAGTTCGAACACCGCGGTGTCGGCGATGCGATAGTAACTCCACTTTCCTTTTTTGCGAGACTTGACCAACCCCGCCGCTTTCAGCTTTCGAAGGTGCGTGGCGACGGTCGATTGGGGTGCGTCGAGGACGACCTGCAGTTCACATCCACAGCACTCCGACTGGCGCAGCACTTCGAGAACCCGGAGTCGATCCTCGTTCCCGAGCGCCTTGAAGACGGTTCCCTGACCGGCGACGTCCTCCACTGACGGGCGAATGTCCTGCAGGGCCGCTATTTTGGCGTCCGGATCGTCGTACAGTCGATCGATCGTGTCGTAGACATCGTCGGGCGTCGAGTCCGTTTCAGACATATCTCGTTTTTCCGTTTTTCTCTTATTCGCTGCAGGGCCCCGAGTCGTCCTCGCGTGAATCCGATTCAACCGATTCGACTTCGGCACCGCAGCAATCCGATTCTTCTTCCGGTTCGTACCGCGCAACGATTCGATCCCAAAGGCGACCGATGTTGTTCTGAGCCATCGCATCATATTGTATTTCTACAATTTGTATTAACCTTTCGTTTGCCCGTCGATCTAGACTCTCATGGGCGAGGGGAAGTCAGTCAGTAGTTCCGACGTTACGATAGGACGCTTCGTTCAGGGCCGAGTTTGATTCCAAAGCCGATGAGAACGCTGCCACGTACCGTACGAAGAGCCGTCTGGATGAGTTCGCGCTCGGTGATT
Protein-coding regions in this window:
- a CDS encoding permease, with protein sequence MLPSGFESALLDSGAYFVYLALVLVPLFLGASFLVGLVGEYLPPEDIERKLRRYDEGTGNVAAAGLGAVTPFCSCSTVPVLAGLLQAGAPLGIAFSFLLASPLVNEIAVVLLLGLFGLEVTVWYVVLTFAASVVGGLVIGRLGLAEHVKDVRIVDDGSRTAVADGGTADHEAARTVPTEATRGQRIEAAAQDAWSFFVDTLPYLVLGMVIGALIHGVVPVDALRTVLGPDNLLAVPLAALAGAPVYVSLSGMLPIAASLSEQGVAIGTVLAFVVGGAGVSVPNLVLLNKLFDRRLLLVYAGTIVAIGVTVGLAFNLLL
- a CDS encoding ArsR/SmtB family transcription factor, giving the protein MSETDSTPDDVYDTIDRLYDDPDAKIAALQDIRPSVEDVAGQGTVFKALGNEDRLRVLEVLRQSECCGCELQVVLDAPQSTVATHLRKLKAAGLVKSRKKGKWSYYRIADTAVFELLDLARAVGEDA